From Rhizobium sp. TH2, one genomic window encodes:
- the repA gene encoding plasmid partitioning protein RepA gives MNVNMTPPKNFGETLLEHGGEISSKLNMLRKERFPPNAQKTIREFSLAEAAEFIGVSDSYLRKLHLAGKSVDPTTVNQLGRRYYSISRINELREQLGRLPHRKDHEKLQIISVVNFKGGSGKTTSAAHLAQYFGLRGYRTLAIDLDPQASLTTLFGIQPELDGKPSLYETLRYDDERRAISETIQRTNIPNLDIIPANLELQEYEYETPLSMQHGSKEGRQFHTRITNALKEVDILYDVVIIDCPPQLGYLTLTALGASTAVLITIHPQMLDVMSMSQFQLMLGGTLQTLDEAGIEIGLDWFRYMVTRYEPMDIPQQQMVGFLQSMFAEHLLKKPMLKSTAISDAGISKQTLYEVERSNMIRSTYDRARESLDAVNGEVLDLVQQVWGR, from the coding sequence ATGAACGTCAACATGACTCCTCCGAAGAATTTCGGCGAGACCCTTCTCGAGCACGGCGGCGAGATTTCGTCCAAATTGAACATGCTGAGGAAAGAGCGGTTTCCCCCAAACGCCCAGAAGACAATTAGAGAATTCTCCTTGGCAGAAGCTGCCGAGTTTATCGGTGTCTCAGATAGCTACCTTCGAAAGCTACATCTGGCTGGTAAAAGTGTCGATCCAACCACGGTCAATCAGCTGGGCCGACGCTATTATTCAATCAGCCGCATAAACGAGTTGCGAGAGCAACTTGGCCGCCTGCCCCATCGGAAAGATCATGAAAAACTGCAGATAATTTCGGTCGTAAATTTCAAAGGTGGGTCGGGAAAGACGACTTCAGCCGCCCATTTGGCACAATATTTCGGCCTCCGTGGATACCGAACTCTTGCAATCGACCTAGATCCTCAAGCGTCGCTCACAACTCTGTTCGGAATTCAACCAGAGCTGGATGGGAAGCCGTCGCTCTATGAAACTCTTCGATATGACGACGAGCGCCGGGCAATCAGTGAAACTATTCAACGGACAAATATTCCTAACCTTGACATCATTCCGGCGAACCTCGAGCTCCAAGAATACGAGTATGAGACGCCGCTCTCGATGCAACATGGGTCGAAGGAAGGGCGGCAGTTTCATACCCGGATCACAAACGCCCTTAAGGAAGTCGACATCCTCTATGATGTGGTGATTATCGACTGCCCTCCCCAACTTGGTTATCTTACGCTGACAGCGCTAGGTGCATCTACGGCAGTGTTGATAACCATTCATCCGCAGATGCTCGACGTCATGTCGATGTCCCAATTTCAATTGATGCTGGGGGGTACCCTTCAGACGCTTGATGAGGCCGGCATCGAGATTGGCCTCGACTGGTTCCGTTACATGGTGACGCGGTACGAACCGATGGACATACCCCAGCAGCAAATGGTCGGCTTCCTTCAGTCGATGTTCGCGGAACACCTACTCAAAAAGCCGATGCTTAAGTCGACTGCGATTTCGGATGCCGGCATTAGCAAGCAGACTCTTTATGAAGTGGAACGATCCAACATGATCCGCTCGACCTACGATCGAGCGAGGGAGTCTTTGGACGCTGTGAATGGTGAGGTCTTGGATCTCGTGCAGCAAGTTTGGGGGCGATGA
- the repB gene encoding plasmid partitioning protein RepB, whose protein sequence is MVRKNLLAGLVSDEADRQTAQSYTNQGAAKSLKTNMESLSEKALMVERGDVLLTLDPGVIDPSPFRDRLPDFDPQPFKDFKQSIADEGQKVPIQVRPHPSVPKRYQVIYGHRRLQAVTELGLQIKAIPIEISDAELVVAQGIENAARQDLSWIERALFAKTMEDAGVKPRHIKAALAINDNQLSMMRSVYQILPTDIIESIGRAPKVGRPRWTDLSKRFKQNPQAGQVLRKTFTVVKVLDSNERFEIALDALRGPRFSAKTTALDFQFKDIGSVKVIADTPLGEAFAGFLEIRLPDLVAEFRLLKGEFKKGES, encoded by the coding sequence ATGGTTAGGAAGAACCTTCTCGCAGGGCTAGTGTCTGACGAAGCTGATCGTCAGACGGCACAGAGCTACACGAACCAGGGAGCCGCGAAGTCTCTTAAGACGAATATGGAGTCATTGTCTGAAAAAGCATTAATGGTGGAGCGCGGCGATGTTTTGCTTACACTTGATCCAGGCGTAATCGACCCCTCACCTTTTCGCGATCGTTTGCCGGATTTCGACCCGCAGCCATTCAAAGACTTTAAACAGTCGATCGCAGACGAAGGTCAAAAAGTACCGATTCAAGTGCGCCCGCATCCCTCGGTACCTAAGCGCTACCAAGTGATCTACGGTCATCGTCGACTGCAGGCCGTCACAGAGCTTGGTCTTCAGATCAAGGCTATTCCGATTGAAATTTCCGACGCAGAGCTAGTCGTAGCGCAAGGGATCGAGAATGCGGCTCGCCAGGATCTGAGTTGGATCGAGCGGGCGCTCTTCGCAAAGACCATGGAGGATGCTGGAGTAAAGCCGCGCCATATTAAGGCGGCGTTGGCCATAAACGACAATCAATTGTCCATGATGAGGTCTGTCTATCAAATCCTTCCTACCGATATAATTGAATCTATCGGACGCGCACCGAAAGTGGGACGACCGAGGTGGACTGACCTTTCCAAACGCTTCAAGCAGAACCCGCAAGCCGGTCAAGTGCTTCGAAAAACCTTCACAGTTGTGAAGGTTTTGGACTCAAACGAGCGTTTCGAGATCGCGCTTGACGCTCTGAGGGGCCCACGATTTTCCGCGAAAACTACGGCTTTAGATTTTCAGTTCAAGGATATCGGCAGTGTGAAAGTTATCGCAGATACTCCACTAGGCGAGGCTTTTGCGGGTTTCCTAGAAATCCGACTGCCAGATCTCGTGGCAGAGTTTAGGCTCCTCAAAGGGGAGTTTAAAAAAGGAGAAAGTTAG
- the repC gene encoding plasmid replication protein RepC, which yields MQIGSVTTPFGRRPAKLALVRQQMDMSPPARSADKWKIFRDVCEARDLLGVPDRALTVLNALLSFYPETELRHDGQLIVFPSNNQLAARAHGIAGATLRRHLAALVEAGIIIRQDSPNGKRYARKDRAGDIETAFGFDLTSLLARADEFALLAQQIAADRAAHRRLKEALTICRRDVRKLITAAMEEGADGDWATIEAMYIDQVSRIPRSPTSENLKEILEDMQMLRLEILNILEMQLKSEKTDANDDHFERHIQNSNPDSIHDLEPRSEKEQGVKPELKSFPLGMVLKACPEIIMYGKGGEIGSWRDLMAAAVVVRSMLGVSPSAYQQACEVMGPENAAAVMASILERGGHINSAGGYLRSLTERARKGEFSLGPMLMALLRANGMELPRTG from the coding sequence ATGCAGATTGGAAGTGTGACGACGCCCTTTGGGCGGCGGCCGGCGAAGCTTGCGCTTGTTCGGCAGCAAATGGATATGAGCCCCCCTGCCCGATCGGCAGACAAATGGAAGATATTCAGAGATGTTTGCGAGGCGCGAGATCTACTCGGTGTTCCCGACCGCGCCTTGACAGTGCTGAACGCCCTCCTGAGCTTCTATCCGGAGACGGAACTGCGGCATGATGGCCAACTCATCGTCTTCCCGTCAAACAATCAGCTGGCAGCTCGGGCACACGGAATCGCCGGCGCGACCCTGCGACGGCATCTGGCGGCTCTCGTGGAGGCCGGCATCATCATTCGGCAGGATAGCCCGAATGGCAAACGCTACGCCAGGAAAGATCGGGCAGGCGACATCGAGACTGCGTTCGGTTTCGATCTCACATCGCTGCTCGCTCGCGCCGACGAATTTGCCCTACTTGCACAGCAAATCGCTGCCGACCGGGCAGCGCATAGACGGCTGAAGGAAGCACTGACCATTTGCCGGCGGGATGTCCGTAAGCTGATCACAGCCGCCATGGAGGAGGGCGCCGATGGCGATTGGGCGACGATCGAGGCCATGTATATTGACCAGGTCAGCAGGATTCCACGCTCTCCAACCTCGGAGAATTTGAAGGAAATCCTCGAAGACATGCAGATGCTGCGCTTGGAAATCCTCAACATTCTGGAAATGCAGCTAAAATCAGAAAAAACGGACGCCAATGATGACCATTTTGAGCGTCACATACAGAATTCAAATCCCGACTCTATCCATGATCTTGAACCGCGCTCTGAAAAAGAGCAGGGGGTAAAACCTGAGCTGAAAAGCTTCCCCCTGGGCATGGTGCTGAAGGCCTGCCCGGAAATCATCATGTACGGCAAGGGCGGCGAGATTGGCAGCTGGCGTGATCTGATGGCCGCCGCGGTGGTGGTGCGGTCGATGCTGGGCGTCAGCCCCTCGGCCTATCAGCAAGCCTGCGAGGTGATGGGGCCAGAGAACGCCGCCGCCGTGATGGCAAGCATTCTCGAGCGGGGAGGGCATATCAACTCTGCCGGCGGCTATTTGAGGTCGCTCACCGAACGGGCGCGGAAGGGAGAGTTTTCCCTGGGTCCGATGCTGATGGCGCTGCTCAGGGCGAACGGGATGGAATTGCCAAGGACGGGGTGA
- a CDS encoding glucoamylase family protein, with translation MPDTRIALRASVLWYKTMTMPSLPTSVMLTPPYTMPLAELLNHVQRATISYFWEGAHPVSGLAYDRRLSFGKPRNDLVSIGGSGFSFLAIIVAVSRGGIDRRQALERMLQMVAFLTKVPRFHGAFPHFINGATGDVVPFSRRDDGGDLVETALLLQGLICARQYFDGEAPGERRLRRSIQALIDEVEWCWYAPEPSKPLYWHWSPKHQWKMALPITGWNEGLLAYVLAAGARQHAVDESVFHHGWAGNGALRNGNSYYGHVLPVGRPFGGPLFLAHSAFCGLDPSRMLDRYCDYWEQNLAHASIHHAHAVANPNQHVGYGAACWGLTSSHGPRNYLASAPDHDLGIIAPTAALSSFPYLPAEAEAALRHYLAVADGRLWGRYGFVDAFAASGQWISKSYLAVNQGPIVAMIENHRSGLLWDLFMDAPEIKLGLERLGIGLKGDRALFDTR, from the coding sequence ATGCCTGACACGCGGATCGCATTGCGGGCATCAGTGTTATGGTACAAGACAATGACAATGCCGAGTTTACCAACTTCCGTCATGCTGACGCCCCCCTATACAATGCCCCTGGCTGAGCTGCTTAATCACGTTCAAAGGGCAACGATCTCGTATTTCTGGGAGGGTGCGCATCCCGTCAGCGGGCTTGCCTATGATCGACGTTTGAGTTTTGGCAAGCCACGCAATGATCTCGTTTCGATCGGCGGCTCGGGCTTTTCGTTCCTGGCAATCATTGTCGCCGTCAGCCGTGGCGGGATCGACCGCCGACAGGCGCTGGAGCGGATGCTTCAGATGGTTGCCTTTCTCACGAAAGTGCCGCGCTTCCATGGCGCCTTCCCGCATTTCATCAACGGAGCGACGGGAGACGTCGTCCCTTTCTCACGTCGCGACGATGGCGGCGATCTCGTCGAGACCGCGCTCCTTCTGCAAGGCTTGATTTGCGCACGACAGTATTTCGATGGCGAAGCGCCAGGTGAGCGTCGGCTACGAAGATCGATCCAGGCATTGATCGATGAGGTGGAGTGGTGTTGGTACGCGCCCGAGCCATCCAAGCCGCTGTATTGGCATTGGAGTCCAAAGCATCAATGGAAGATGGCGCTTCCAATCACCGGTTGGAACGAGGGTCTGCTCGCTTACGTTCTCGCGGCCGGTGCACGACAACACGCAGTCGATGAAAGCGTGTTCCATCACGGCTGGGCCGGGAATGGCGCCTTGCGCAATGGCAACAGCTATTACGGTCACGTCCTGCCGGTAGGCCGGCCGTTCGGAGGTCCGCTCTTCCTCGCGCATTCCGCATTCTGTGGCCTCGATCCGAGCCGCATGCTGGACCGATATTGCGACTATTGGGAACAGAACCTGGCCCATGCATCAATCCACCATGCGCATGCTGTCGCCAATCCGAACCAACATGTCGGCTATGGAGCGGCTTGCTGGGGATTGACGTCGTCACATGGCCCACGGAATTACCTGGCGAGCGCGCCGGACCATGATTTAGGCATTATTGCCCCGACTGCTGCACTCTCGAGTTTTCCATATCTGCCGGCAGAGGCCGAAGCCGCGCTGAGGCATTATCTGGCAGTTGCCGACGGCCGACTCTGGGGCCGCTACGGTTTCGTCGATGCGTTCGCTGCCAGCGGCCAGTGGATTTCGAAGAGCTATCTCGCGGTAAACCAGGGGCCGATCGTGGCGATGATCGAAAACCACCGGTCGGGGCTTCTATGGGATCTCTTTATGGACGCACCAGAAATCAAGCTTGGCCTGGAGAGGCTCGGAATAGGTCTTAAAGGAGACAGAGCGTTGTTCGACACGAGATAG
- a CDS encoding cupin encodes MNIETLLLKPNGFVPNHPALPVIVYRQALIVPEGLAAAFEAEFARNGWQHVWRNGIYNYHHYHTKAHEALGIAGGKARVALGGQGAQLVDVSAGDCLLLPAGTGHCRLSATADFLVIGAYPPGQTADMKTDAPSEADLTAIRDCALPDTDPVTAGAGTLNRLWRM; translated from the coding sequence ATGAACATCGAAACCCTCTTGCTGAAACCGAATGGTTTCGTTCCCAACCATCCTGCCCTGCCCGTCATCGTCTATCGCCAGGCACTGATAGTTCCAGAGGGTCTCGCAGCTGCCTTCGAAGCGGAATTTGCCCGAAACGGGTGGCAGCATGTCTGGCGAAACGGGATCTACAATTATCACCACTATCATACCAAGGCGCACGAGGCCCTTGGCATAGCCGGCGGCAAGGCGCGTGTTGCTCTCGGTGGCCAGGGCGCGCAGCTCGTCGATGTCTCGGCGGGAGACTGTCTCCTTCTACCTGCCGGAACCGGTCACTGCCGGCTGAGCGCCACCGCCGATTTCCTGGTGATCGGCGCTTACCCGCCGGGCCAGACCGCCGACATGAAAACCGACGCCCCGAGCGAGGCCGATCTTACCGCGATCCGAGATTGCGCACTTCCCGATACTGACCCGGTCACTGCGGGTGCGGGCACCTTAAATCGACTGTGGCGAATGTGA
- a CDS encoding cold-shock protein, which produces MATGTVKWFNETKGFGFIQPDDGSADVFVHVSAVQRAGLRGLNEGQKISYELVKDRKSGKMSADNLQS; this is translated from the coding sequence ATGGCTACCGGAACTGTCAAATGGTTCAATGAAACAAAGGGTTTCGGATTTATACAGCCGGACGACGGGAGCGCTGACGTGTTCGTGCATGTGTCCGCCGTCCAACGCGCTGGGCTTCGTGGTCTCAACGAAGGGCAGAAAATTTCCTATGAACTGGTGAAAGATCGCAAATCTGGGAAGATGTCAGCCGATAACCTCCAGAGCTGA